The Primulina eburnea isolate SZY01 chromosome 13, ASM2296580v1, whole genome shotgun sequence genome includes a region encoding these proteins:
- the LOC140810473 gene encoding protein RKD3-like encodes METQHSTWSNYEVFPKEKYEDLFPFPTQLPPLDFSGHFTATDFQNEFIIQEDSVDDVPFVGMLLNDHFYPSLDLVPYNPANLIQDEILCKSGASVIYEETIEVVQIKDQEVELSDYGKICTALDQEDVENMESKKRWRPEVMVKNSSSSKILTRQMISEYFYMPITKAAKELNVGLTLLKKRCRELGIQRWPHRKLMSLQTLIKNVQELGKDGGEVKLRDAIAILEQEKKLLEEVPDLQLEDKTKRLRQACFKANYKKRRLMGSVADSSSKSINDPSNFDQNTPNSSFHTLLDADEEDLEIFSEFPDPDVSLYNTMIKAHSITSDSAQKGLVCGKRLWKMRIEATVLFEVFYK; translated from the exons ATGGAAACTCAGCACTCAACATGGTCAAATTATGAAGTCTTTCCcaaagaaaaatatgaggatctTTTCCCTTTTCCAACCCAATTGCCTCCACTTGATTTCAG TGGACATTTCACTGCTACGGATTTTCAGAATGAATTTATCATTCAGGAGGATTCCGTTGACGATGTTCCGTTTGTAGGGATGCTTCTCAATGACCATTTTTATCCATCTTTAGATCTTGTGCCATACAACCCTGCTAATCTCATTCAAG ATGAAATCTTGTGCAAGTCTGGAGCATCGGTAATTTATGAAGAAACGATCGAGGTAGTTCAAATCAAAGACCAAGAAGTGGAATTAAGTGACTATGGAAAAATATGTACAGCACTTGACCAGGAGGATGTAGAAAATATGGAATCAAAAAAAAGATGGAGACCAGAAGTAATGGTGAAAAATAGTTCGAGTTCTAAAATTTTGACGAGACAAATGATCAGCGAGTATTTTTACATGCCTATAACAAAAGCAGCCAAGGAACTGAATGTGGGATTGACCCTTTTGAAGAAAAGATGTAGAGAGTTGGGAATTCAGAGATGGCCACATCGAAAACTCATGAGTCTCCAAACCCTAATAAAAAATGTTCAG GAATTGGGTAAAGATGGAGGAGAAGTGAAGCTGAGAGACGCCATAGCGATTTTAGAGCAAGAAAAGAAATTGTTGGAAGAGGTTCCTGATCTGCAGTTGGAGGACAAAACCAAGAGACTGAGGCaagcatgtttcaaagcaaattATAAGAAGAGAAGGCTGATGGGAAGCGTGGCTGATTCGTCTTCGAAATCCATAAACGACCCTTCAAATTTTGATCAAAACACACCAAACTCTAGCTTCCATACTCTCCTGGATGCTGATGAGgaagatttgga AATATTTTCTGAGTTTCCTGATCCTGACGTTTCTTTGTACAATACCATGATCAAGGCTCATTCAATAACTAGTGATTCAGCTCAAAAAGGGCTT GTATGTGGGAAAAGGTTGTGGAAAATGCGCATTGAGGCCACGGTTTTGTTTGAGGTGTTTTATAAATAG